Proteins from one Salmo salar chromosome ssa07, Ssal_v3.1, whole genome shotgun sequence genomic window:
- the LOC106609257 gene encoding hyaluronidase PH-20 — translation MLWGASANYDDKASCEALSSYLTTTLNPYVNNVTATAQLCTNFLCQGNGRCVRKHYESDHYLHLSSGNFRILWARGTYMVLGTPSLAYLTLFSRRFTCQCYAGWTCSPKLPIHLSKALVFRLKHQGLSDKTKTLNKVIADIEQSTIKENLKKTQTLMDGSTGLCSV, via the exons ATGCTGTGGGGGGCCAGTGCCAACTACGATGACAAG gCGTCTTGTGAAGCTCTTTCCTCGTACCTCACCACCACGCTCAACCCCTACGTCAACAATGTGACTGCCACCGCCCAGCTGTGCACCAACTTCCTGTGCCAGGGGAACGGGCGCTGCGTCCGGAAGCACTACGAGTCGGACCACTACCTCCACCTGTCCTCAGGGAACTTCCGTATCCTCTGGGCCAGGGGCACGTATATGGTCCTGGGGACTCCCAGTCTGGCTTACCTGACTCTCTTCTCCAGGAGGTTCACCTGTCAATGCTATGCAGGATGGACATGTTCCCCCAAGCTGCCCATACACCTGTCTAAAGCACTGGTGTTTAGACTGAAGCATCAGGGTCTGTCTGACAAAACTAAGACACTGAATAAAGTGATCGCTGATATAGAACAATCGACCATTAAAGAGAACTTGAAAAAAACACAAACACTGATGGATGGATCAACTGGACTGTGTTCTGTGTGA
- the LOC106609200 gene encoding transmembrane protein 229A has translation MASWRRESPRSRAGQGGSSLRAARKPRQKDPSSEVGDAGESMTELPQLLRLYFYGMHGVTLDILLSSAQGLLADSDPKLFGFSSPYLCIMHSLTHFLLEKIYSQKKCFQGRPVVFHLVFYPSVYIGLQILIGNINTLTEHVRIVSATHLVVHYLLSLYFTQVFHKGLARLRYHCPGKRTESTPAERTLESLPNNGLPDVVRFLFFGMHGFLDEIIFTSIFNLVEKLDRTMSGHTSLWSFLMYGSCSFVVEKLYLHLRFRRGWSTWRRLPIYICFIYTWEFCWGLALRQYGACSWDYSHYPFNFMGLITLLYLPGWVCISLYQDILSNVLLRVVVCAKDEE, from the coding sequence atgGCCAGCTGGCGGAGAGAGAGCCCGCGGAGCCGGGCAGGACAGGGAGGTAGCAGCCTGAGAGCAGCGAGGAAGCCCCGGCAGAAAGATCCATCCAGCGAGGTAGGGGACGCGGGCGAATCAATGACAGAGCTGCCACAATTGTTACGGCTTTATTTCTATGGAATGCACGGTGTCACTTTGGATATTCTCCTGTCGTCGGCACAGGGGCTTTTGGCTGACAGCGACCCCAAACTGTTTGGCTTTTCCTCCCCGTACCTCTGCATCATGCATTCGCTGACCCATTTCTTGCTGGAAAAAATATATTCGCAAAAGAAGTGCTTTCAAGGACGCCCAGTAGTTTTTCACCTTGTTTTCTATCCCTCTGTGTACATCGGGTTGCAGATCCTGATTGGGAATATTAACACGCTGACCGAGCACGTTAGAATAGTCTCTGCCACTCATCTCGTAGTTCACTACCTACTGTCCCTGTACTTCACCCAAGTATTCCACAAGGGGCTTGCGCGGCTGCGCTACCACTGCCCCGGTAAACGGACCGAGTCTACCCCGGCAGAGCGCACCCTGGAGTCGCTGCCTAATAACGGTCTGCCCGATGTTGTGCGATTCCTCTTTTTTGGAATGCACGGCTTCCTGGACGAGATCATTTTTACCTCGATATTCAACCTTGTGGAGAAATTGGACCGGACCATGAGCGGCCACACGTCCCTGTGGTCCTTCCTGATGTACGGGAGCTGCAGCTTCGTGGTAGAGAAACTCTACCTTCATTTACGCTTCAGACGGGGCTGGAGCACCTGGAGGCGGCTCCCCATCTATATCTGCTTCATCTACACCTGGGAGTTCTGTTGGGGGCTGGCGCTACGGCAGTACGGCGCATGCTCATGGGACTATTCCCACTATCCATTCAACTTCATGGGCCTGATCACGCTCCTCTACCTGCCCGGATGGGTCTGCATCAGTCTCTACCAGGATATTCTGTCCAACGTTCTGCTGCGCGTGGTAGTGTGTGCCAAAGACGAGGAGTGA